The region CATCCAGCGGATCATGCCGATAAACGCGCCCGTAATACCTGCCCAGTCGTCGCTGCGGGGTGGGGTCATGCGGAGGCCTCCGTAGCTGGCGAAGAAGACGCTGCCTAGTACCGGAACGATCAGGAAAAAAAGCAGCCAGCCAGCCGCCATATACACAATAAGCGAGGCCCCATGTCGGAACTTGCCAAGCCAGTAAAAATAGGCCGTTGCACCCAGCAGCAGCCCGATGATCCAGCCAATGTGCTGTGGATAATCGCTGAACCATTGAGGCCAGTTATTGAGAAAATTGGCCGAATCGAAGGCCAGGGCCCCTGTTTCGGGATTGACATAAGCCGGGTCGCCCAGTGGGTAGGTCAGCAGTGAAGCCAGTTTCCGGTCCAGACCGGCAAGTTGCAGCATAAGCTGAACTAACCGACCCAGCAGCGCACCCAGCCCTGCAAAAAGGGGCAAAAGCAGGCTGTTCTTCTCCTTTCGGTCGATCAGGTCGTACAAGGCCATCGCCAGCAACGCAACCAGAGCCGCCAGGTAATCGGCATCGAGCCAGTACAGCGGACTCTTGTGCCGAGACCAGGTATGATCGGCCGGAAGGCCCGATTGCAACCATTCTACCAGCGGGTCTTCTGCCAAATCCTGAAGAAGCCAGCCACCAAAAAGAAACAAAACGGGTTTGACCAGCTGAATAAGTCGTTCCCGTTCGGCCACGGCTGCCAACGCCGTTCCGGCTCCACCCAGTGCCGCCCATAAAAAGCCAATGTAAAATAGACCTATGTACCCGAACCACTGCGAGGCCGTCTGGCCGCTCTGCGTGTAGGCGATGACCTGCATGTAGGAAATGGAGCCGCCAAAGCCCCAGCCAATGGCTCCGAAAAACGCAAAATAAAGAACGCGCTGCCGCCAGTCGGCCCGCCCCGACAGCAGGGGGACGACAATAGCTGCGAGGCATCCGGCAAAGGCGGCTCCGTACTCGTGGCCGAAATTGCCCCGAATGCCCCAGCCAATGGACAAGGCAAGGCCAGTCAGCAGGACGGCACCGAACCGCCAGCCAGGCGATTGTGTAGTAGAAAGGCGCATGATCTGTGGTTAAATAACGGGCATCCCGACCAGCTCCGGCCCCTGATGGTCGCCTACGGCTTCCCGAATAACGGACAGGTCGTGGCGAAGACGCTGGCTGAAGAGCGCAATGTCGAAACTATGCACGATGATGTTGACGCCCTCGTTTATCCACTTTATCTGGCGTTCGGGTTCCAGCGAAAAATGAATGCCGATGGACAGTCCTTTCGAACGGGCGGTGTGAATAATGGTGCGAACGGCCGCATCGAAGTCGGGGTGGTCGTACTGCTCCGGTAAGCCCAGACTGACCGATAAATCGTGGGGACCGATGAACACGGCATCGAGACCCGGCACCGACAACAGCTCGTCCAGCCGATTCAGCGCGGGTACGCTTTCTATATTGGCAATGCACAACTGATCGGCGTTATAAGCCGTGATATATGCCTGCATATCGGCCGACAGAATTTCGGTACCATTCAGCACATTGGCTAACCGTTCGCCTTTTAGCGGTCGGTACTTGGTCGCGCCCACCAGCTCCCGAACCTGCTCTGCCGATTCGAGGTATGGGGCTACAACGCCAATGGCCCCGCCATCAATTACCTGACAGGCCCGGAATGGGTCGGGACTGGGTATCCGGACGATGGGCGTAATTCCGTAGGCCCGGAACTGCTGGCAAAGCGTAGCCAGTTCGGCCCGGTCCATTGGAATGTGTTCAGTGTCTAAAAAGACGAAGTCCAGTCCGACCTGCTGAACGGCTTTCGGCCACATGGGTGCAGTCGACGTGATGCAGGTGCCATAAACACGCTGGCCCTGTTGTAATTTTTGACGGAGACTCGGGTGGGTTGATCCCTTCATATTGACCACGGATTACACGGATAGTTGATGGCTAACTACGCCTAGTCGCACGGATTACCGGCTTAGCGGAGCACTGATCACGCCCAGGTAGCGGCCCATCCAGTAAGGAAGCAGCCAGATGTCGCCCGCACTGTGTTCCGATGCGCCGTTGCCGTGTGTGCGGTCCAGCGCAAATGTGTTGCCGTTGTGCCGTTGAATGGGCCGTTCGGCGGGTGAGAGCACTTCTTTGGTAGTTTGCCCCCGAAAGTTATCGGCCAGCTGCTCAATATCTTCCCGGTGACTGTTGCGGATTTCCCAGTCGATCAGGTCGAGCGGGTGCTCCCTCAAGTACCAGGCGGCTTCGTTGAGGTCAAACGTTTTGGTGCCGGTCAGGGCCGTAAAAATATTCCAGGCACCGTCTTTTTCGGGCCGTTCAATTTCCCAGTGGTCGAGTATCGCCTTTTTGTAATTGGCTTTCAGGGTATCGTTGAGCGCATAGCGGTACAGCCCCCAGTAACCCACAAAGTACATTTCATCGTCGGAGTGGTTCCAGCCGTCCGACATGTGCTTACTGTGTTCATCGGCATCGTCCGACGCCTTCCCGATCACCCGCATGGGGCGCATCATATTTTCCAGGTAGCCGTGTTTCTGCATCAGCTCAAAGGCCTTTTTGCGGTACTTTTCCTTTTTGGTGAAATGGTAGGCCGTTTGCAGCATGGCGATGATGTTAGACGAGTTCAGCTTGCGGTCGCCCACGTTGACGGGAAACGCGTTGACATAGTCGGGGTTCCATTTGCCCCAGAGCGTTGGCTTGCCGTTGAAGTCGATCAGGTACAGGTCGTGGCTCAGGATATGGCTCATGACAGTGTCGATGAGGGTAATGGCCCGGCGTTGCATCGGCTTGTCGTCGACCAGTTCGGCCATGGCCCCGAAGGCGAAAATATGCCCGATCACTTCGTCGCTGCTGGTGGTCGATTTCCAGTCCCAGCCGGGCTGGGGCGAATGCTGCCAGCGTTCGGGGTCGCTGAGCCGGGCAATGTAGCCCGCCCGCTCAAACGACCGCGCCGGAAAGCCGGGTACGGGATTGATGGTATACAGCCGCTCCATGGCATCGAGCGATTCGCGGCAGTTTTGCAGGGCGTCTTTTTCTTTCGTAACGGCGTAGCGGAAGATTTCTCCCGCCAGATACATGGACGTCCACAAGCCGTCGTTGTCCGAATCGGCCAGGTAGCCCGTTGCCAGATTTCCTTTCTCCAGCCCATCC is a window of Spirosoma linguale DSM 74 DNA encoding:
- a CDS encoding HpcH/HpaI aldolase (PFAM: HpcH/HpaI aldolase~KEGG: rfr:Rfer_1241 2-dehydro-3-deoxyglucarate aldolase) is translated as MKGSTHPSLRQKLQQGQRVYGTCITSTAPMWPKAVQQVGLDFVFLDTEHIPMDRAELATLCQQFRAYGITPIVRIPSPDPFRACQVIDGGAIGVVAPYLESAEQVRELVGATKYRPLKGERLANVLNGTEILSADMQAYITAYNADQLCIANIESVPALNRLDELLSVPGLDAVFIGPHDLSVSLGLPEQYDHPDFDAAVRTIIHTARSKGLSIGIHFSLEPERQIKWINEGVNIIVHSFDIALFSQRLRHDLSVIREAVGDHQGPELVGMPVI
- a CDS encoding hypothetical protein (KEGG: hypothetical protein); translated protein: MQNCYFARFLFFFLAVLSPGLSLMAQSVYQDKPFGQTYSIKYYSEKTTGKLTSLACDRNGVVQLMSTDGLLHPHGGQFLIPGTLQPDRTYRPLQDRKLAAVGTYDQQLVYLDDQAVLSNAWAGKLYAQHQLPQAQLFVGGATFTFLVSDGKALHLVRETSVLWKGALPDDQVIGMRYQSATGLFWVLGKKGLYTLSEKGYKLTNVLHGENFTAFDLTSQGKKVVIGTTDGYLEFDPLTKTQIGGIHRKLPWTELTAVADINGQLWFGSTKGAFSLRPDGKFNYYNGERWLPGNEVTQLAAGPKNSVLVLTTAGVAELVTKSMTLHDKAVFYEEQVRTRHIRNGFNASLDGLEKGNLATGYLADSDNDGLWTSMYLAGEIFRYAVTKEKDALQNCRESLDAMERLYTINPVPGFPARSFERAGYIARLSDPERWQHSPQPGWDWKSTTSSDEVIGHIFAFGAMAELVDDKPMQRRAITLIDTVMSHILSHDLYLIDFNGKPTLWGKWNPDYVNAFPVNVGDRKLNSSNIIAMLQTAYHFTKKEKYRKKAFELMQKHGYLENMMRPMRVIGKASDDADEHSKHMSDGWNHSDDEMYFVGYWGLYRYALNDTLKANYKKAILDHWEIERPEKDGAWNIFTALTGTKTFDLNEAAWYLREHPLDLIDWEIRNSHREDIEQLADNFRGQTTKEVLSPAERPIQRHNGNTFALDRTHGNGASEHSAGDIWLLPYWMGRYLGVISAPLSR